One part of the Musa acuminata AAA Group cultivar baxijiao chromosome BXJ1-5, Cavendish_Baxijiao_AAA, whole genome shotgun sequence genome encodes these proteins:
- the LOC135673875 gene encoding pentatricopeptide repeat-containing protein At5g15340, mitochondrial-like produces the protein MLIIDGGEGALFLELVPCYRSLLRSCAQGRTHPCAGYGLHGAAIKSGLLLLLSAPLFHMYAALRPSPATPILLHAFADVPRSARSAPEWTALISALPPSSLSLLLFRSMLRDAVAPDTVTLLALLSASARLANPVAGASGHLLFLKLGTPFSTPARNAALHMYATCGRMPDARRLFLEMPQPPTVVAWTALLAGALRWEGLSSGQEIFDKMPHKNEVSWTVMVSACIESGLPKEALSLLAQMLFSGDDYYLAIRNLNHITLCSLLSACSQAGDLRVGRWIHAHFTKAGGILDGKDNDLVKVGTALVDMYSKSGKVDLAHRAFEMMPRKTIVTWNAMLSGLSMHGMAAEVLTLFNRMVVHEAQQPDDITFVNILTACSRSGFVDQGRKIFHDLYPVYGLKPKLEHFSCMVDLLGRAGQLEEAEALVRKMPFQPNVVILGSLLASCVLHRRLELGQHLMDELVQIDPYNTEYHMLLSNMYTSSGRHAKADNLRMTVKKNGRRRYPGISYIEIDGHVHCFSAGDRSHPRTEELYMMLDEVVQRLQSAGYIPDAASQVSCVPDNYLENGDGQEERQQVLLAHSERLAICYGLISTKPGMPLLIFKNLRICTDCHVAIKLIADIYNRVITIRDRNRFHCFKEGACSCSDYW, from the coding sequence ATGCTGATCATCGATGGAGGAGAAGGAGCACTGTTCTTGGAATTGGTTCCTTGCTACCGCTCCCTCCTCCGCTCCTGTGCTCAGGGTCGCACGCATCCCTGCGCCGGCTACGGCCTCCACGGGGCCGCCATCAAGtctggcctcctcctcctcctctccgcccCTCTCTTCCATATGTACGCCGCCCTACGCCCCTCTCCCGCCACCCCCATCCTCCTTCACGCCTTCGCCGATGTCCCCCGCTCCGCCCGCTCTGCCCCCGAGTGGACCGCCCTCATCTCtgccctccctccctcctccctctccctccttCTCTTCCGTTCCATGCTCCGCGACGCAGTTGCCCCCGACACCGTCACTCTCCTCGCCCTCCTCTCAGCGTCTGCCCGCCTAGCCAACCCCGTCGCTGGCGCCTCCGGCCACCTCCTCTTCCTCAAGCTGGGCACCCCCTTCTCTACCCCTGCCCGCAACGCTGCCCTCCACATGTATGCTACTTGCGGTCGCATGCCCGACGCTCGCCGCCTATTCCTCGAGATGCCCCAGCCGCCAACCGTTGTCGCCTGGACCGCTCTTCTCGCTGGTGCACTGCGCTGGGAGGGGCTCTCGAGCGGCCAGGAAATATTCGACAAAATGCCTCACAAGAACGAGGTTTCGTGGACTGTCATGGTTTCTGCCTGCATCGAATCCGGTCTTCCCAAGGAAGCCCTATCGCTGCTTGCCCAGATGCTCTTCTCTGGTGATGATTACTATTTggccataagaaatctcaatcacATTACCCTCTGCTCGCTCCTTTCAGCTTGCTCTCAGGCCGGAGATCTAAGAGTTGGCCGCTGGATCCATGCACACTTCACCAAAGCTGGTGGCATTTTGGATGGCAAAGATAACGATCTTGTCAAGGTGGGTACTGCTCTGGTTGATATGTATAGCAAGAGTGGAAAGGTCGATTTGGCACATCGAGCTTTTGAGATGATGCCGCGTAAAACTATTGTGACTTGGAATGCAATGTTGAGTGGGCTTTCAATGCATGGGATGGCTGCTGAGGTGCTGACATTGTTTAATCGGATGGTTGTGCATGAAGCTCAGCAGCCTGAtgatatcacttttgtgaacatTCTTACTGCTTGTAGCCGCTCAGGTTTTGTGGATCAAGGTCGTAAAATTTTTCATGATCTCTACCCAGTTTATGGTCTGAAGCCCAAGCTTGAGCATTTTTCCTGCATGGTCGATCTTTTGGGCAGGGCAGGTCAGTTGGAGGAAGCTGAGGCTCTGGTTAGAAAGATGCCCTTTCAGCCGAATGTGGTTATTTTGGGTTCCCTCCTAGCTTCTTGTGTCCTTCACAGAAGGCTAGAATTAGGGCAACACCTCATGGATGAGCTAGTGCAGATAGATCCTTATAATACTGAGTATCACATGCTGCTATCCAACATGTATACTTCATCAGGTAGGCATGCAAAAGCTGATAATCTTAGAATGACAGTGAAGAAAAATGGGAGAAGGAGATATCCTGGAATTAGCTATATAGAAATTGATGGTCATGTTCATTGTTTTAGTGCTGGTGATAGATCACATCCTCGGACAGAGGAATTGTATATGATGTTAGATGAGGTGGTTCAGAGGTTGCAGTCGGCTGGGTACATTCCTGATGCAGCCTCTCAAGTTTCATGTGTTCCTGATAATTACCTAGAAAATGGTGATGGGCAAGAAGAGCGACAGCAGGTGTTATTAGCTCACAGTGAGAGGCTTGCCATATGTTACGGTCTCATTAGCACAAAGCCTGGCATGCCTCTCTTGATATTTAAGAACCTTCGTATTTGCACTGATTGCCATGTAGCAATAAAGCTTATTGCAGACATATATAACAGAGTCATTACCATCAGAGACCGGAACCGCTTTCATTGTTTTAAGGAAGGTGCCTGCTCCTGTTCTGATTATTGGTGA